Part of the Ketobacter sp. MCCC 1A13808 genome is shown below.
TTGCCAGTGACATGGGTATCTTCCGCTGATACTGTGGTTATGTACAGTATCAGCGGCTTGTATTCTGACGTCCAGTGTGGCCTGAGAAATTGCCAACACTTAACCCGCGTTAGCCCTCACGAGTTGTTATCAACCCTCAGCGGCTGAGCGAATGGGATTTGAACCGACGCCCCGCTCCTCCACCAATTTAAAAAGGTGAACCCTTCTCTGAAGAAAAAAACAGAAAGGCAATGGCTACACAGTTGTTGTAGCGAATGGCAGGCAAACACTTTAGCGTTTTGCGGTAGGCTCGATTCCGGGCCATTGGCCAAGGCCACAAATAATGCACGTTGGCTTTGGGTGCTGGCCAGTGCGGCGGTTAATACACCTTCAACAGGGCGTAATTCACCAGAAAGCGCGAGCTCACCTACGAATTCCTGTTGTTCCAGTGCGGTCGTTGGAATTTGTTCCGATGCCGCCAAAATGCCCACAGCAATGGGTAAATCAAAACGGCCACCATCTTTAGGTAAATCAGCCGGGCAGATTGCGCTCGATAAAATCCCCGTATCCCGGCAATTTGCCGTACAAACCGATACCCTGTGCCACCAGACGACACTCCCTTGTTCATAACCGCCCAATTGATAACGCCCGATCTTAGCATAACCGCAGCTGCATTCTGGTGATCTAGTTAATGAGCAGAGCCGGTACTATGTCATATTTATAAATCATGCTCATAAGTCGTAGTTTAAACCCACTGTTAACCGATAGTCCGAGTTGTCTGGAATAACTCCGTTATCATCCGGTTGAGGCCGGTCTATGTGGTCGAAATTGGCTGCGATACGAAAATCGATATCCGATATCAGATCGATATCCAGTGCAATCTCGGCGTGGTGCTTGCCGCGTCCGGTTGCATCATTACTTGCGGTATATTCGTAAAGCCAATACAACTCGACATCATCGGTCAAATCCTGATCATATTCCGAACTGATTTGGAAGGTGCCCGAATGACTGTCCAGATCATCACCGGCCGGCACGGTATTGTAGCGGGTTTCCTGATAACCCGGCCCCGCAGCAACGGTCCATAAAATATCGCTGTTATCGATAACGTAATAACCGGCACCGACACTGAATTTCCACTGGCTATCAATATTCTGAAACGGCCGCATACACGCCGAGGGCCGTCGCCACACTGACTAGCGTAGCCTGTACCGCGAAGACGCGAATCAGGCGCGAATGCAGGCCGCGGCGACGCCCCGGTGGTATTTGGGTGGTGACTGTCAAAGTGGGTTACTGGCGCTGCCGAAAACGGTAGTGACCCACACCCCATTCAGATCCCTTGGCGTAGCCAAACAGCTCTGCACAAGACATAAAAAACATGCGCCAGCGTTGCACCCAGCGTTCCGCATCTGTGTTTCCATAGGTTTGTACAAATAATTCACGGATAGCGTCGCGGTGCACATCCATGTTGTCAAGCCATGCCTGTGCGGTTTTCTCGTAATGGGTGCCCTCGAGAAACCATTGTTCGCTGATCTGGAGATCCCGATCAAAGTGCGCAAAGGTATCCAGCGCAGGCATTTGGCCGCCGGTGAAAAAATAGCGGCCCATCCAGTTGTCGTCGCCCTCGGTTTCAAACGGGTAAATCAGGTGGCGATGACAGAAAATATGGACAAATAATTGCCCCGCAGGCCGTAACCAATCGCTGACGCGGTTAAGTAACTGCTCGTAATTGCGGACATGCTCAAACATTTCAATGGACACTGCTCTATCAAAGGTATTGGCGTCCAGAGTCAAGTCATTCACATCACAGGTGATGAGTATGCGTGGATTTCAAGGATGCCTCATTCAAAATTTGGGAATGGACAGATTCAAATTGCTTTATACACGTTATTTTTTAGTAAGTGGTCGCAGCAGTGATTAGGAGAGTAACATTAATCACCGATAACAATCGTTACCAGTTCGCATGAAAAGGTAACCGGGGAGAATTTTATTTAGCTCCAAATCGCGGTTTCAGGAAAGCAACAAAGCAGGACAACTCATGTAATTTTTTGAGCAAAGTGTTTTTTCAAATGAACTTGCCTCAGCGGGTATCAAAGTTTGTCTACAACTGTCATTCAGATTTTTTGCCCAGCAAAACGCAATACCCGCCAAGCCATAATTTTGGATGGTGTTCAGCAAGCTCCCATCGCCAACACCACTTTTCCCGGCAGCTCCGAACGGGAAACCCTTTCCTGCGCCTGAGCTGTTTCTGTTAGTGCATACTGTTTTGAAACCATGGGCTTCAATACGCCTTGCTCCAACCACTCAATCAGTTGAGTGAGGTCCTCACGAAACCAGAGCGGATGAGCATTGGCATAAATCCAGATACCATAACCCGCTATGGTTTTGTTATCACGGATCAACTGAACCGGAAAGGTCATACTGCGCAACATCCCGCTAATGGCCTCCCACCAATTGCGCCGACCATTCTTGATGGCAGTGGAAAACCCGTAGCTCACAACCGTGCCCCCTATCCGCATCGATTGATAGGAGCGCTTCAGATGAGATCCACCAATGGCATCAAACACCACATCAACTCCCTCAGGCAGTGCCTTGACCAGCGCCTCCTCAAACGGCGTGGTTTGGTAATCGAGTTTATGAAAGCGAGGATGCTGGTTGAGATGCGCGGGTAATAACGCCCACTTGCGCTGCGACAAGGTACCATAAACGGTCAGCCCCAGGTGCAAACCCAGTTCCAGCAGTGCACTGCCTACCCCACCGGCGACACCATGGACCAGTATGCGCTCGCCCGCTGTGACTCTGGCAATACGGGTCAGCATTTGATACGCGGTGGTGTAATTCAGAATGATGGCGACCACCTGCTGAGCTGGAAGCTGGCGGGGACAAAGCACAGTGAGAGACTCTTGCGCGACGGTGTAATCGGCATATCCGCCGGTTTGGGTCAGGCAAGCCACTCTGTCACCCACTGTCAGTCGACTGACGTCGTTGCCCACCTGCACGATTTCCCCCACCACATCGTATCCTGGGGTCAGGTTACGACGGTCTACGTCGGGGTATAAGCCCTCTCGCATTAAAATATCGGCGAACGCGACACCACAGGCCTCAGTCTTAACCAGAATCTGATTGGGCTCCAGAGCAGGCAGTTCGCTTTCAATCAAATCCAACTTTGCATGGCTGCCCGTGTGCGGGATAATGATCTTTCTGTTCTTCAAATTATCGTTCCTTGTCATGTCCTTTTCCTGTCATGTCATGTGGTTGCAGTGTTCACATTCTCCCCGCTCACAGATATGATCGCCATTCCTGAATATCAATAAGGGTTATGACTAACAATCATGGATCGATCACAGCTCGCTAACTTCGATTTGAATCTGCTGCTGTCATTGGAGGCGTTGCTGACCCATAAACACGTCAGCCGCGCTGCCGATGCGCTTTCCCTCACCCAGTCTGGCATGAGTCGCAATCTGGCGCGGTTACGCGATTATTTCGAAGATGAATTGTTGGTCCGTACTGGCAACCGCATGATGCTGACACCCAGAGCAGAGCAACTGGAAGGAGTCGTCCGCTCCCAGCTGGATGCACTGCAAAAAACCCTGAGTTCGCGGCAGTTCGACCCCACGACGGCGCACTTCCAATTCACCATCGCCGCTGCCGACTTTCTAATGCAACTGTATATTCCTGATTTCCTGCCTTTACTGCTCAAACATGCGCCCAATATCCGTCTCAGACTGGTGGGCTGGTCTGAACACACGTTTGCAAAACTGGAAAACGGGGAACTGGATTTTATGTTTGGTGGCTTAATGGATGCACCGGCAGGGGTCTATCGCAAGACGCTGGGCGCAGCAGAACACGGCTGCGTAAGTCGAAAGCAGCACCCGGTATTCAAAGACGGCTTTGACCTGGAACGCTACCTAAAGGTGGGACACATTGCACTGGACCTGACGGGCAAGGGGTCCAATCCGGTGGACGACTGGTTGCTGTCGCAGGGTCTGCAGCGCAACGTCGTCGTACGCACCCCCTACTGTATGTCCGGTGTTGCCATGGTCAGTCAAACCGATCTGGTGATGATGGGGCACCGTGGATTGGTCGAGCGTGCACTCAAACACTACGAACTGGATTTTCACCCCTTGCCGTTCCGCGTTCCTATGCCGCCATTCGGTTTGCTGTGGCATGAGCGGACGAAAAACAGTGCTGCGCACATCTGGTTCAGAGAGTTTGTTGTCTCCGTGCTACAGGATGAATTTGGAATAAGCTAATTAGCTTGGCTTCAGTTCCTGTAACCCTGGACGTAAGTACCGAAAGTCTCAAACTGGCTGGCCTTTCGCGCCACTGCTAGTCTTGCTAAAGAAAAGTAAAATGTTGACAGCACTACAACAAATGAGACAAAGTCTATTCTTCGTCTCGGCGTTTGGCTGATTACAAAAATAAGCTGATTGGCTGATAAATAATAACGACAATAAAACAACTATAAATGTGTGCATACCGCAATGCACGCGTCGACACCACAGGAGTTGACCATGATAAGGAAGATTGCCTTGCCGGCATGCTGGTCCGGCATAGGGACTCTTACGCTTAAATTTGGCTTCATGCTGGCCGTATCCACTGGTGCCAGCGCTGCCCTGATCGAAAACATGACCATAGCGAACCCCAAGGCAACCGCACTGGGTAACGCCGTAACGGCGGATCCACCGGGTATTGATTCCATTCATTACAACCCTGCGGGTCTGGCTCGGGTCAAGGGCCGAGAGGGACTGTTCAAGCTGTCGGTGGTGTCTTTTACCTTTGGAGCTGAGTTTGGCAGTTATCATCCCCTAGCCCAGGCAGAAATTGATAAATGGGGGCTGGACGAAACCGACCCGGTGGAAAACAGTGTCAGCGAAACCGATACGCCTATTCTCAAAGTCCCGTTTATAGGTGGCCGAACAGAGTGGCCCTTGCCGGTGGTCATCGTGCCGACGGGAGGCGCCGCCGTTAACACTCCAGGGACCAATTATACTTGGGGTACAGCCGTATTTGCGCCGTTTGCGGCTGGTTACCAGCGTGATGACGATGACCCGGGTATCTATATGGGCAAGGAGCTGGGCCTGACCCGCCTGACCTATTTTGCACCAACTATCGGCTTCAAACTGAACGATGAATGGTCGTTGGGTGTGGGTGTTCATTTTTCTTATATGGGTATGTCAGCACTAACCGACCTTCGTCTTATGCTGCTACCGTTGGGCATTATCAATACTGCATTGGATTTATTGGAAGACGATTCGGACTGTCTGGGCGGAGCTTTCGAATTTTGTGGCAATTCCATCAGCCCGTTTGAAAGCGCCATTCTAATGGATGTAGACGTGGAAACCGGCCTCTCCGTTTCCGCCACCTTCGGAGCGCTTTGGGAACCCGAGCCCTGGTTCACCTGGGGCTTTGTCTACCAGACTGAAGCGGCCAACCACATGAAAGGCAGCTATCGATTCAGTTATTCCCAGGACTGGCAGAATTTGTTTGCATCCATCAATCAGGAGTTGGGCCCGGTTACAAGGTTGCTTGGATTACCTACGGGAATCCCGGAGCAAACGGGTGATGCGACGGTCAACCTCAAGTATCCGTCCCATTTTGCCACTGGCATCAGTGTACAGGTAACCCCGCGCTGGAAAGTGAATTTAGATGCCAAGTGGACAGACTGGGAAGTCTGGGATGGTTTCCTGATTGAGTTTGACAATCCTTTCGAACTGGGAGGCCTTGGCTCACTCATCGTGCCGGAGTACGTAACCAAGACCTCGTTGATCATTCCCAGGCACTACGAGTCGGTATGGAATATAGCGATGGGTGTGGAGTACCAATACAGCGACCGTTTGGCGCTGCGCGCAGGCTGGGAGCCACGCAAATCCTCGGTTCCGGATGACAAGCTGGATGTACTGTTGCCCATGGGTGAGGCCGACCTCTATGCGGTTGGCTTCGGCTACAAGTTCAGCCACGACATGGAAATCGACTTTACACTGGGCTATTTCATCTCCCAAAACGATATTCCGGCAGGAACCAGTACCAATTCCAATGATATGACCCAGCCTACCAGCGCCTGGTACAACCCTTACACGGGTCTCGATATCAAAACGGAAACCAGCGCTATACTGCTTGAGTCCAGTTTCACCTGGCAATTCTGAAAACAGCCGGTTCCCGGATAAACAGGGGAACCGGCCACTCAACCCTCGCTGCCTCAATCCACCAATGCCGGAGCCCAAGCAAGCTTTAACACGGACAGCGGTTCCTCCTGCAACTAGACTACCAGCGCCTTAATTAACGACGCCACTTTGCTGACTTCGACCTCAATATCGACTTCGCGCCGGGTATTCAGCATCAACATCAACCAATAACCATTAACCGCCCGGGTGGCAGTGAGCATTCTTTCCAGCATTTCACTGTTGCGGGGGTCTTCCATCTGCTGTCCGAAGGCACTGACAATCCAGCCCCGACTTTTACTCTCCAACTGTTCCACCATACGCGAGGAGACCAGCCCCATACCATCAAGCAATTTACCGAGGACCTGACGGTGGGCGATAATTTGCTCCAGCGAATAGCGAACACTCATTTCAATGCGGGCATTAAAATGTTCCCCTTCGGAGCGGTGCAGGCGTTCAGCCAGTTCGAAAATCACGTCATCCAGAAACCGCTCCATCCAGGCCAGGTAAATGTCTTCCTTACCGCTGAAATACTGGTAGATGGTGGCGTAAGGATAGCCGCTCTCCAAGTGGACTTCGCTCATGGTGACCTGAGCATACTCCTGACGTTCCAGCAGCCGAACCGCAACATCCAGAATTTCGTTGTATTTACGGATGGAGCGGGCCTGAACCGGTTTACGTCTGGGTGGGTTACGTAGGTCTTTCATTAATGATCCAACATGATAAATGGCATTATTATCTCATGTTTTAACTTTCATCTGCACCGCTTAAACAAAACACGAGTAAGGTTCGGTTTCGTTGCGCACGAATGCGGTAAAACGCACACAGACCCTACTTAATATGCTGTTTTATATAAAAATTATAAGTGTATTACCCATGGGTTTGATCGCTTCAAAACACGAGAGTATTACGGCATTTCTCCGATTAGAATGAATGCCATATCAAACCAACAGGATTTTTCATCAGGGGGACGGTGACATGGGAAACAACAATTCAGCAGCTCGGGGCAAAGCGCCCGGAGTCAACTCCATCATGTGGGATACCCTGACCGATCTGGCCAATCTGCCTTTGCTGCCACCCATTGCCATTATGCAATCCGGCTTGCCTGCGGTGGGAACGGCGGTCAATCGATACGGGGTCTATAAATCAGATCCTCAGGGGCGGGGCCGTCGCACCAACTGGTCCATGATCCGCTTCCTTTATGACGGCGGTGACTTTGCCCGTAACGAAGCCCGTGACCTGCGTGCGCTGCACGCCAATATCAAAGGCACTTTGGACGATGGCAGCAAATATTTCGCGCTGCATCCGAAAACCTTCCGCATCGTACCGGATACCTTTCTTGATGGCGTTATTCGGATCCGCGAAGACGTCGGCCGGCCATTAACATCGGCCCAGAAAGCGAAGCTGTATCATGAGGAATACGTACCGCTTTGCGAACTACTCGGTATTCCTGCCAAAGACATTGAGCCGGATCTGAAATCGTTCTACGAGTACTACGAGGATTTGATCCTCAATACCATGACTTATAACGATACCGTAAAATACCTCACCACCCGTTCCATTGAATTACCAGCCCGCTTCAAGTATTTCAAATCGGCGCAACCCTACGCCGATGCAGCCTACAAGCGCTGGGCCTACCCTGCCATGAAAGTGAGTGTGATTGGCGCACTGCATCCATTGTATCGGGAACGCTTCGACTTGCCCTGGAGTGACCATGATAAAGCCCGCTACAAAAAGTTGTGCGGACGTTTAAATCGGTATGCGAAGCTGGTACCGCGCCCCTTACGCTATAACCCGGCGGCATTGGGCGTGATGCTGGGAATGCATGGCCCGAACCTGGTCACAATGGAGGAGCTGGAGCGCATCGAGGTTAAAAAAGCGGAGTACGAAGCCAACAAGAAGCTGCGGGCAGAACAACCCGCAGCGCGTTAGCGGTAACCGGCTTCATTTAGACGGCAACCACCTAAACGGCAACCACCCGGGCCTGGACTGCTTCTACGCCAAACGCTTGTTCCCGATCGGTTGCCGCCGCTCTCACCTCCACCGGAACGCCATTGATAATGGCCATCCCGGTGAGCGCATCCACCACCTGATTATCGGTAATATCGTTCATGCTGACCCCGGCTTTTTGGGCGGCTATACCCAGTTCAGAACCTTCCCGGTCATGGCCCCAACCATGGGGCATACTCACCACCCCCGGCATGATGTCGGAACTGACCCAGAGTGGCAAATCGATTTGTCCAATGTTGGTGCTGACGGTTACGGTCTGGCCATCAACCAATCCCAGTCGTTGTGCATCCTGTGGGGAAACCATCAGATTACAGCGGTTCTTCCCTTTCACGAGACGCTGGCTATTGTGCATCCAGGAATTGTTGCAGCGAATATGACGGCGGCCGATCATCAACAACTGCTCGCTGTCCCGCTCTAATTGCAATTCCTCCTGCAACCGCGGCAGGTCATTAAGGAATCGTTGCGGCGCCAGATCGAC
Proteins encoded:
- a CDS encoding molybdopterin dinucleotide binding domain-containing protein; translated protein: MLCHRIFTRDGKVDLAPQRFLNDLPRLQEELQLERDSEQLLMIGRRHIRCNNSWMHNSQRLVKGKNRCNLMVSPQDAQRLGLVDGQTVTVSTNIGQIDLPLWVSSDIMPGVVSMPHGWGHDREGSELGIAAQKAGVSMNDITDNQVVDALTGMAIINGVPVEVRAAATDREQAFGVEAVQARVVAV
- a CDS encoding TetR/AcrR family transcriptional regulator, which translates into the protein MKDLRNPPRRKPVQARSIRKYNEILDVAVRLLERQEYAQVTMSEVHLESGYPYATIYQYFSGKEDIYLAWMERFLDDVIFELAERLHRSEGEHFNARIEMSVRYSLEQIIAHRQVLGKLLDGMGLVSSRMVEQLESKSRGWIVSAFGQQMEDPRNSEMLERMLTATRAVNGYWLMLMLNTRREVDIEVEVSKVASLIKALVV
- a CDS encoding OmpP1/FadL family transporter gives rise to the protein MIRKIALPACWSGIGTLTLKFGFMLAVSTGASAALIENMTIANPKATALGNAVTADPPGIDSIHYNPAGLARVKGREGLFKLSVVSFTFGAEFGSYHPLAQAEIDKWGLDETDPVENSVSETDTPILKVPFIGGRTEWPLPVVIVPTGGAAVNTPGTNYTWGTAVFAPFAAGYQRDDDDPGIYMGKELGLTRLTYFAPTIGFKLNDEWSLGVGVHFSYMGMSALTDLRLMLLPLGIINTALDLLEDDSDCLGGAFEFCGNSISPFESAILMDVDVETGLSVSATFGALWEPEPWFTWGFVYQTEAANHMKGSYRFSYSQDWQNLFASINQELGPVTRLLGLPTGIPEQTGDATVNLKYPSHFATGISVQVTPRWKVNLDAKWTDWEVWDGFLIEFDNPFELGGLGSLIVPEYVTKTSLIIPRHYESVWNIAMGVEYQYSDRLALRAGWEPRKSSVPDDKLDVLLPMGEADLYAVGFGYKFSHDMEIDFTLGYFISQNDIPAGTSTNSNDMTQPTSAWYNPYTGLDIKTETSAILLESSFTWQF
- a CDS encoding class I SAM-dependent methyltransferase; this encodes MNDLTLDANTFDRAVSIEMFEHVRNYEQLLNRVSDWLRPAGQLFVHIFCHRHLIYPFETEGDDNWMGRYFFTGGQMPALDTFAHFDRDLQISEQWFLEGTHYEKTAQAWLDNMDVHRDAIRELFVQTYGNTDAERWVQRWRMFFMSCAELFGYAKGSEWGVGHYRFRQRQ
- a CDS encoding zinc-binding dehydrogenase — protein: MTRNDNLKNRKIIIPHTGSHAKLDLIESELPALEPNQILVKTEACGVAFADILMREGLYPDVDRRNLTPGYDVVGEIVQVGNDVSRLTVGDRVACLTQTGGYADYTVAQESLTVLCPRQLPAQQVVAIILNYTTAYQMLTRIARVTAGERILVHGVAGGVGSALLELGLHLGLTVYGTLSQRKWALLPAHLNQHPRFHKLDYQTTPFEEALVKALPEGVDVVFDAIGGSHLKRSYQSMRIGGTVVSYGFSTAIKNGRRNWWEAISGMLRSMTFPVQLIRDNKTIAGYGIWIYANAHPLWFREDLTQLIEWLEQGVLKPMVSKQYALTETAQAQERVSRSELPGKVVLAMGAC
- a CDS encoding oxygenase MpaB family protein, yielding MGNNNSAARGKAPGVNSIMWDTLTDLANLPLLPPIAIMQSGLPAVGTAVNRYGVYKSDPQGRGRRTNWSMIRFLYDGGDFARNEARDLRALHANIKGTLDDGSKYFALHPKTFRIVPDTFLDGVIRIREDVGRPLTSAQKAKLYHEEYVPLCELLGIPAKDIEPDLKSFYEYYEDLILNTMTYNDTVKYLTTRSIELPARFKYFKSAQPYADAAYKRWAYPAMKVSVIGALHPLYRERFDLPWSDHDKARYKKLCGRLNRYAKLVPRPLRYNPAALGVMLGMHGPNLVTMEELERIEVKKAEYEANKKLRAEQPAAR
- a CDS encoding DUF481 domain-containing protein, coding for MRPFQNIDSQWKFSVGAGYYVIDNSDILWTVAAGPGYQETRYNTVPAGDDLDSHSGTFQISSEYDQDLTDDVELYWLYEYTASNDATGRGKHHAEIALDIDLISDIDFRIAANFDHIDRPQPDDNGVIPDNSDYRLTVGLNYDL
- a CDS encoding magnesium chelatase domain-containing protein; its protein translation is MGGYEQGSVVWWHRVSVCTANCRDTGILSSAICPADLPKDGGRFDLPIAVGILAASEQIPTTALEQQEFVGELALSGELRPVEGVLTAALASTQSQRALFVALANGPESSLPQNAKVFACHSLQQLCSHCLSVFFFREGFTFLNWWRSGASVQIPFAQPLRVDNNS
- a CDS encoding LysR family transcriptional regulator, with protein sequence MDRSQLANFDLNLLLSLEALLTHKHVSRAADALSLTQSGMSRNLARLRDYFEDELLVRTGNRMMLTPRAEQLEGVVRSQLDALQKTLSSRQFDPTTAHFQFTIAAADFLMQLYIPDFLPLLLKHAPNIRLRLVGWSEHTFAKLENGELDFMFGGLMDAPAGVYRKTLGAAEHGCVSRKQHPVFKDGFDLERYLKVGHIALDLTGKGSNPVDDWLLSQGLQRNVVVRTPYCMSGVAMVSQTDLVMMGHRGLVERALKHYELDFHPLPFRVPMPPFGLLWHERTKNSAAHIWFREFVVSVLQDEFGIS